The following proteins are co-located in the Vigna unguiculata cultivar IT97K-499-35 chromosome 9, ASM411807v1, whole genome shotgun sequence genome:
- the LOC114162994 gene encoding uncharacterized protein LOC114162994, producing MKEDTELEEGEAFYYKDDDEDNIDPDSFSYIDEKIQHVLGHFQKEFEGGVSAENLGAKFGGYGSFLPTQERSPRPLSHPRTPQRNHSSPKFNNNPHMEGVSHNKKAPTNVPHPSRLENASHSSHPFRDLREVSVNDSVKKEQGISSCDQSERCTLKDDTTKNTKNSTDQRPLKFRIKMKSNILAQKNAEIYSGLGLDDSPSSSMDNSPVESEGTPPVTQENDEHSPTGIIQVMSYFPIPGGVLISPLHESVLNLIINDNKAIGDSRFSYSLNGHQDPCSVSIDESDSFVRAGHLKKNAVRMVRQSEKQLELKHPNGTLSEKETKLHKKKKIGNRTPDCKDFLPNELKWTPLSSSICDAGEFAEVTAKASEASKEVNENGVLGRMVSEEALKEDSLESISGQDFGKTVKQTVGNGFLKKAPEHRLESSHKDNSTDPMNNNSSNTSIISNKVEREALKCKADHKSETHQKIKAMSEQKNKSKGDQSPGKAKAVARKKSFGGTNNAMVIEKGSTGFDSTCRSKMKSRSLMDKNVSDSNRDSMKEKKSERKLDSLAGNGVMKNAKISNGKQSAFGIKAKERMSGHKVVNQVLSGPCINDTSASCPIAENHVAPEMISSAVAAPQLIEEDWVCCDSCQKWRLLPTGMKPDHLPEKWLCSMLNWLPGMNSCEISEDETTKALYALYQMPISQVQNNMQSHGTETAIGVSFPNSLQYGLNQNMSSSEMSDRARKKLVIKEKTMSGINNDMHRFSNSVKANVQVSGKNRSLNGLNQHPADLNPVKKMTNSSKHLGRPDNLIEEKHVPKENEKQVNGGDKKPVKLKRKVDADQYQSGVPKKSKTENVFSANIQSNPDMNLEKVSLYSRNGLPAKASGKDMRKYDEYCLSEDVSDRLPVTVKKEGDQAQVSSGITKKRKLKDRLDDEKQYGEEGDAIEFSKEKKYRISKSVTEGDNKLSKGGIRQVCGAGNGDHMAVGTEVRLGDKGNQLRKHRKNVASLHASDGIDQVRKELDSRPHSMAATSSSSKVSGSHKAKTKLEDVRSSPVESVTSSPLRAFNMDKNNFAVGDTSVKDNVTKGGHSAVGSKRNVDNRDKKLSVKLKDGRIPHDLHSTSHKLSSTEYQVEDAKDISRLQAKKPSELKNNHLLEGGVHVEQSGYCANGVHKEEKVKKENQESELSWQKSGKVTSLNSKEKGKKFSSDVCTDNIKMSVSETVHSNKGGRYDSAVDPSNHASDGETKNVVKYTLPKSKSETGIISQKSALRQGPNETGKQTEMKPRDFEKSAPKIDVQRSNERKAISRQNSTHDFEEENKNNHIITESRVGKTKVLSSAASELKREALNMGSRTVPQYQKGGMANEHPVNVSDNGDLVKSMRNFADISNNAGVNCSSGNSVPDQQPTASSPLRTNFNQTTVDTLEEAAKLKDRADNYKNSGFDFESNETYFQAGLKFLHGASVLENGHNDSGKLGEMSQMQIFASAAKLFKCCAHEYEARQEMATAALAYKCMEVAYMRVVLCKNSSTNRDRHELQSTLHMASQGESPSSSASDVDNLNNQAAADRATLPRGTNSHVAINQVISARTRPSLIRLLDFTKDIHFAMEASRKCQSTFAAASVMMEESRNKECIASIRSVVDFSFQDVDELVRLVWTATKAISRAGLGGARD from the exons ATGAAGGAGGATACTGAGCTTGAGGAAGGAGAGGCTTTCTATTACAAGGACGATGATGAAGACAACATTGACCCTGATTCTTTCTCATACATT GATGAGAAGATTCAGCATGTTCTTGGCCATTTTCAAAAGGAATTTGAAGGTGGTGTATCTGCTGAGAATTTGG GTGCAAAATTTGGTGGTTATGGTTCCTTTTTACCTACCCAAGAGCGCTCCCCTCGTCCATTGTCTCATCCAAGAACTCCACAAAGAAACCATAGCTCACCAAAGTTTAATAACAATCCTCACATGGAG GGTGTGTCTCATAACAAAAAAGCACCTACAAATGTGCCTCATCCTTCAAGGCTTGAAAATGCTTCTCATAGTTCACATCCATTTCGTGATTTAAGAGAAGTTTCAGTAAATGATTCAGTGAAGAAAGAACAAGGAATTTCTTCCTGTGATCAGTCTGAGAGGTGCACTTTGAAAGATGATActacaaaaaatacaaagaatTCAACTGATCAAAGGCCACTGAAGTTTCGAATAAAAATGAAATCTAATATCTTAGCACAAAAGAATGCAGAAATTTATAGTGGCCTTGGACTTGATGACTCTCCCTCATCTTCAATGGATAACAGCCCTGTGGAAAGTGAAGGCACGCCACCTGTAACTCAAGAGAATGATGAACATTCTCCAACTGGCATTATTCAG GTTATGAGTTATTTTCCTATCCCTGGTGGTGTTCTGATATCTCCTCTACACGAAAGTGTGCTCAAcctaataataaatgataataaagcTATTGGAGACAGCAGGTTTTCGTACTCTCTTAATGGTCATCAAGATCCTTGTTCCGTGTCTATTGATGAATCAGATTCTTTTGTGCGGGCTGGACATTTGAAGAAGAACGCAGTGAGAATGGTGAGACAAAGTGAAAAGCAGTTGGAATTGAAGCATCCGAATGGTACCCTTTCTGAGAAGGAAACTAAGttgcataaaaagaaaaaaataggaaatagAACACCGGATTGTAAAGATTTCCTGCCTAATGAATTGAAATGGACACCTCTATCGAGCTCAATTTGTGATGCTGGTGAGTTTGCTGAAGTCACTGCTAAAGCTTCCGAAGCCTCCAAGGAGGTTAATGAGAATGGGGTGCTGGGCAGAATGGTTTCTGAAGAAGCATTGAAGGAAGATTCATTAGAATCAATATCTGGTCAAGATTTTGGGAAGACTGTAAAACAAACAGTAGGAAATGGATTTCTGAAAAAGGCTCCAGAACATAGACTGGAAAGTTCCCACAAGGATAATTCTACAGACCCTATGAATAATAACTCGAGTAATACTTCCATTATTTCCAATAAGGTTGAACGTGAGGCATTAAAATGTAAGGCAGATCATAAGTCTGAGACCCATCAGAAAATAAAGGCTATGTCTGAGCAGAAGAATAAGTCGAAAGGTGATCAGAGTCCTGGAAAAGCTAAGGcagttgcaagaaaaaaaagCTTTGGTGGTACTAATAATGCAATGGTAATTGAGAAAGGGAGTACTGGCTTTGACAGTACTTGTAGAAGTAAAATGAAGTCAAGGTCTCTGATGGATAAAAATGTCAGTGATAGTAACAGGGAttcaatgaaagaaaaaaaatcagaacGGAAACTTGACAGTCTTGCTGGTAATGGTGTAatgaaaaatgcaaaaattagTAATGGAAAACAGAGTGCATTTGGGATTAAAGCAAAGGAGAGAATGAGTGGCCATAAAGTGGTCAACCAGGTGCTATCTGGGCCATGCATTAATGATACTTCGGCTTCATGTCCTATAGCTGAAAACCACGTTGCACCTGAGATGATTTCATCAGCAGTAGCTGCACCTCAACTTATTGAAGAAGATTGGGTATGTTGTGACAGTTGCCAGAAATGGCGGCTCCTACCTACTGGTATGAAGCCTGACCACCTTCCAGAGAAATGGCTGTGTAGCATGCTAAATTGGCT GCCTGGGATGAATTCTTGTGAGATCAGTGAGGATGAGACAACAAAAGCACTTTATGCCTTATATCAAATGCCAATTTCCCAGGTTCAAAATAACATGCAAAGCCATGGCACTGAAACTGCGATTGGAGTTAGCTTTCCAAATTCTTTACAATATGGCCTAAATCAGAATATGTCTAGTTCTGAGATGTCTGACCGAGCAAGGAAGAAACTTGTTATTAAGGAAAAGACAATGTCTGGAATTAATAATGACATGCATCGGTTCTCAAATTCAGTGAAGGCCAATGTTCAAGTATCTGGAAAAAATAGAAGCTTGAACGGCTTGAATCAGCATCCTGCTGACTTAAACCCAGTGAAGAAGATGACAAACTCTTCTAAACATCTTGGTAGGCCTGACAACTTGATAGAAGAGAAACATGTGCCTAAAGAGAATGAAAAGCAAGTAAATGGAG GTGATAAGAAGCCTGTTAAGTTGAAACGGAAGGTGGATGCTGATCAATATCAATCGGGAGTTCCCAAGAAATCAAAAACTGAAAATGTTTTCTCTGCTAATATTCAATCAAATCCTGACATGAACCTTGAGAAGGTGTCTCTATATTCAAGAAATGGTTTGCCAGCAAAAGCTAGTGGGAAGGATATGAGAAAGTATGATGAATATTGTTTATCTGAGGATGTATCTGACAGATTACCAGTCACTGTAAAGAAAGAGGGAGATCAGGCTCAGGTCTCATCTGGTATAACGAAGAAAAGGAAATTGAAGGACCGGCTTGATGATGAAAAGCAGTATGGTGAAGAGGGTGATGCGATAGAATTTAGCAAGGAAAAGAAATACAGAATTTCGAAGTCAGTAACTGAAGGTGACAATAAATTAAGCAAGGGTGGGATAAGGCAAGTTTGCGGGGCAGGCAATGGGGACCATATGGCTGTTGGCACAGAAGTCAGACTTGGTGACAAAGGCAACCAACTGAGGAAGCATAGGAAAAATGTTGCATCTCTTCATGCTTCAGATGGTATTGATCAAGTGCGCAAGGAATTGGACTCTAGACCACATTCAATGGCAGCAACTTCAAGCTCTTCTAAAGTCTCAGGTTCTCATAAAGCTAAAACGAAGCTTGAAGATGTGAGAAGTTCACCTGTTGAATCTGTTACCTCGTCACCTTTGAGGGCCTTCAACATGGATAAGAATAATTTTGCAGTAGGAGACACTTCAGTGAAAGACAATGTTACAAAAGGTGGCCACTCTGCGGTAGGTTCCAAGAGAAATGTGGATAACAGGGACAAAAAACTATCAGTAAAATTGAAGGATGGTAGAATTCCGCATGATTTACATTCTACATCCCACAAATTATCTTCCACAGAGTACCAGGTTGAGGATGCTAAAGACATATCCAGGCTCCAAGCTAAAAAACCTTCTGAACTAAAGAATAATCATTTGCTTGAAGGTGGTGTTCATGTTGAACAATCTGGCTATTGTGCTAATGGTGTACATAAAGAGGAGAAAGTAAAGAAGGAAAACCAGGAAAGTGAACTTTCTTGGCAGAAATCTGGTAAGGTTACATCATTGAACAGCAAGGAGAAAGGCAAAAAATTTTCTTCTGATGTTTGTACCGATAACATAAAGATGTCAGTTTCAGAGACTGTTCATTCAAATAAAGGTGGGAGGTATGATTCAGCAGTTGATCCCAGTAACCATGCATCTGATGGTGAGACaaaaaatgttgttaaatataCTTTACCCAAGTCTAAGAGTGAAACTGGGATTATTAGTCAGAAAAGTGCTTTAAGACAAGGGCCAAATGAAACTGGAAAGCAAACTGAGATGAAACCAAGAGATTTTGAGAAATCAGCTCCAAAGATTGATGTTCAACGTAGCAATGAGAGAAAGGCTATCTCCCGACAAAACTCAACTCATGATTTTgaggaagaaaacaaaaataatcatataatcaCGGAATCAAGAGTTGGGAAAACGAAAGTTCTCTCATCTGCAGCAAGTGAACTTAAAAGGGAAGCATTGAATATGGGTTCTAGAACTGTACCTCAGTATCAAAAGGGAGGAATGGCTAATGAGCATCCTGTCAATGTTTCTGACAATGGTGATTTGGTCAAGTCAATGAGGAATTTTGCTGATATTAGTAACAATGCTGGAGTCAATTGTAGTTCTGGAAATTCCGTGCCTGATCAGCAACCCACTGCTTCAAGTCCTCTGAGAACAAATTTTAACCAAACTACTGTTGACACCCTGGAAGAAGCCGCAAAACTAAAAGATAGAGCAGATAATTATAAG AACTCTGGGTTTGACTTTGAAAGCAACGAGACATACTTTCAAGCTGGGTTGAAGTTTTTGCATGGAGCATCTGTTTTAGAAAATGGTCACAATGACAGTGGCAAACTTGGGGAAATGAGTCAAATGCAAATTTTTGCTAGTGCGGCCAAACTCTTCAA ATGCTGTGCCCATGAATATGAAGCTCGCCAAGAAATGGCTACTGCTGCTTTGGCATATAAATGCATGGAGGTGGCATACATGAGAGTGGTCTTATGTAAGAATTCCAGTACTAACAGAGATCGACATGAGTTACAATCAACTCTTCACATGGCTTCTCAAG GCGAATCTCCTTCATCTTCTGCATCCGATGTTGATAACCTTAACAATCAGGCAGCAGCAGATAGGGCTACTTTACCTAGGGGTACCAATAGTCATGTTGCTATCAACCAAGTCATATCTGCTCGAACTCGTCCAAGTTTAATTAGGCTTCTTGATTTT ACTAAGGACATACATTTTGCAATGGAGGCTTCTAGAAAATGTCAGAGCACTTTTGCGGCTGCTAGTGTGATGATGGAAGAATCAAGGAATAAGGAGTGTATAGCTTCTATTCGGAGTGTTGTTGATTTCAGCTTCCAGGATGTAGATGAGCTTGTACGTCTTGTTTGGACAGCAACAAAAGCCATAAGCCGCGCTGGTCTTGGTGGTGCTAGAGATTAA
- the LOC114195853 gene encoding protein SRG1: MPPAPNSSVKVGHIDDVQELRKTKPRTVPQRFVRDMTERPTLLPPPDTHMPVIDFSKLTKGNKDEIFNLATACEEWGFFQVINHEIDLNLLEGIEKMSREFFMLPLEEKQKYPMAPGTVQGYGQAFVFSEDQKLDWCNMFALGLQPHYVRNPNLWPKKPERFSETVEEYSVEIRKLCYNLLKHIALGLDLKGDVFEKMFGVSVQAIRMNYYPPCSRPDLVLGLSPHSDGSALTVLQQAKGSPVGLQILKDNTWLPIQPIPNALVINIGDTIEVLTNGKYRSVEHRAVANEEKDRLSIVTFFAPSYEVELGPMPEFVDENHPCKYRRYNHGEYSKHYVTNKLQGKKTLDFAKIQTKNTN; the protein is encoded by the exons ATGCCTCCTGCACCTAATTCTTCTGTCAAAGTTGGGCACATTGATGATGTCCAAGAGCTAAGAAAAACTAAGCCAAGAACAGTTCCACAAAGATTTGTAAGAGACATGACAGAAAGACCAACACTTCTTCCTCCACCAGATACCCACATGCCAGTCATTGATTTTTCCAAGCTTACCAAAGGAAACAAAGACGAAATTTTCAATCTTGCAACTGCTTGTGAAGAGTGGGGATTTTTTCAG GTAATTAATCACGAGATTGACCTGAATCTGCTAGAGGGAATAGAGAAGATGAGCAGAGAGTTTTTCATGCTTCCTTTGGAAGAGAAACAGAAATACCCTATGGCTCCTGGTACTGTTCAAGGGTATGGACAAGCTTTTGTTTTCTCAGAGGACCAGAAGTTGGACTGGTGCAACATGTTTGCTCTTGGACTCCAACCTCACTATGTCAGGAACCCAAATCTATGGCCAAAGAAACCAGAAAGATTCAG TGAAACGGTGGAAGAGTACTCAGTAGAAATAAGGAAACTGTGCTATAATCTGTTGAAACACATAGCTCTAGGCCTGGATTTGAAAGGGGATGTGTTTGAGAAGATGTTTGGTGTATCAGTGCAAGCCATAAGGATGAACTACTACCCTCCATGCTCTAGACCTGACCTGGTTTTGGGTCTGAGTCCCCATTCAGATGGAAGTGCCCTCACTGTGCTGCAACAAGCAAAGGGAAGCCCAGTGGGACTTCAGATACTCAAGGACAATACATGGCTTCCTATTCAGCCAATTCCAAATGCTCTTGTCATCAACATTGGAGACACAATAGAA GTTCTTACAAATGGGAAATACAGGAGTGTGGAGCATAGAGCAGTGGCTAACGAGGAGAAAGATAGACTCTCAATTGTGACATTTTTTGCTCCGAGCTATGAGGTAGAGCTTGGTCCAATGCCAGAATTTGTGGATGAAAATCACCCATGCAAGTATAGAAGATACAATCATGGGGAATACAGTAAACACTATGTAACAAACAAGTTACAAGGGAAAAAGACACTGGACTTTGCAAAGAtccaaaccaaaaacacaaactAG
- the LOC114162576 gene encoding uncharacterized protein LOC114162576 gives MAPRPPPPPIPNPDSSHLVGTIEAMLAAMQQQNANMVNQHNLALQQMESARLAAEATQQRHLEALHQLGENRSAAGSSQAPPPRVQEWSLEDFLKHHPSRFDGKTTPDEADQWMRDMERIFEAKRCLAENRLAYSEYLLAGEAVHWWSSMKMMLEDSRETITWELFKKKFYAEYFPDSVRYAKEVEFLQLMQGEMSVSEYAEKFKHLGRFHTLRMAEDWQCRKFENGLRGDLQLMVAPLSIKEFPALVEKARVMEKLKVEVEAQQRSQQKVGGPSGSTSRQDDRRKPYSRPPPQGSRRFSPQTHQTQSPQYQSPQHLSPRPRCFQCGGPHMRSACPQLGSRRACYKCGQEGYIIRDCPTGRSMVPRLSTQSQPQQTRGSSRPQAAGRVYAMTGTEANRAGNLVFGSCMINGRSLCVLYDSGATHSFVSESIVLELGLPAKELQYDLVVSTPASGLIRTSTVCARCRVEVEGRQYRVNLICLPLEGLDVILEMDWLSANHILIDCKEKRVMFPSSEDDVVLMSSQQVDQAIQEGSQCFLILTQLSVEKEGGHLETSVVREFSDVFPDEVPGLPPSREIEFSIDLVPGAGPVSIAPYRMAPAELAELKKQIEELLEK, from the coding sequence ATGGCACCTagacctcctcctcctcctattCCTAACCCGGATAGCTCTCACTTGGTGGGGACTATTGAGGCGATGTTGGCAGCCATGCAACAGCAAAATGCTAACATGGTGAACCAACACAACTTGGCCTTGCAGCAGATGGAGTCTGCTAGGCTTGCAGCAGAGGCCACCCAACAGAGGCACTTGGAAGCCTTACATCAGCTAGGGGAGAATCGATCTGCGGCTGGATCTTCCCAAGCTCCACCACCACGAGTGCAAGAGTGGAGTTTGGAGGACTTTCTCAAGCATCATCCATCCCGCTTTGACGGCAAGACCACTCCAGATGAGGCGGATCAGTGGATGCGAGATATGGAGAGGATTTTTGAGGCCAAAAGATGTCTAGCCGAGAATAGACTGGCGTATTCTGAGTACTTGTTGGCTGGAGAGGCTGTTCATTGGTGGTCCAGTATGAAAATGATGTTAGAAGACAGTAGGGAAACCATCACTTGGGAGCTATTCAAGAAGAAGTTCTATGCTGAGTACTTCCCAGACAGTGTGAGGTATGCCAAAGAAGTGGAGTTTTTACAATTGATGCAAGGGGAGATGTCTGTATCCGAGTATGCAGAAAAGTTCAAACACTTGGGCAGATTCCATACTTTGAGGATGGCAGAAGACTGGCAGTGtaggaagtttgagaatgggTTGAGGGGTGATCTCCAACTCATGGTGGCTCCACTCTCTATAAAGGAGTTCCCCGCTTTGGTAGAAAAAGCAAGAGTAATGGAGAAGCTGAAAGTGGAAGTTGAGGCTCAGCAGCGGTCTCAACAGAAGGTgggaggaccatctgggtccactAGCCGACAGGATGATAGGAGGAAACCATATTCCAGACCTCCGCCTCAGGGCTCCAGGAGATTTTCACCGCAGACACATCAAACTCAGTCTCCTCAGTATCAGTCTCCTCAGCACCTTTCTCCCAGACCTCGGTGTTTTCAGTGCGGAGGGCCCCACATGAGGAGCGCTTGTCCTCAGCTTGGTAGTAGGCGGGCGTGTTATAAATGTGGCCAGGAAGGTTACATTATCAGAGATTGCCCCACTGGCAGGAGCATGGTGCCAAGACTTTCGACGCAGTCACAGCCACAGCAGACACGAGGAAGTTCTAGACCTCAGGCAGCTGGCCGAGTGTATGCCATGACGGGCACAGAGGCGAACAGAGCAGGTAACCTCGTCTTTGGGTCTTGCATGATTAATGGTAGGAGCCTATGTGTACTATACGATTcaggagcgacacactcttttgtgtcagagTCTATAGTGTTGGAGTTAGGTCTTCCGGCGAAGGAGCTCCAGTATGACCTGGTGGTATCCACGCCTGCTTCTGGGTTGATCAGAACCTCGACCGTGTGTGCTAGGTGCCGGGTTGAGGTTGAGGGACGTCAATACCGGGTAAACCTGATCTGTTTACCTTTGGAGGGCTTAGATGTAATCTTAGAAATGGATTGGCTATCTGCTAATCACATTCTCATAGATTGCAAAGAGAAGAGGGTGATGTTTCCCAGCTCAGAGGATGATGTTGTGTTGATGTCCTCACAGCAAGTGGATCAAGCCATCCAAGAGGGATCTCAGTGTTTCTTGATTCTAACTCAACTATCTGTTGAGAAGGAGGGCGGACACCTTGAGACGTCAGTGGTGAGGGAATTTTCTGATGTTTTCCCTGATGAGGTACCCGGCTTGCCCCCATCTAGAGAAATcgagttctctattgatctgGTACCTGGGGCAGGGCCAGTATCGATAGCACCTTACAGGATGGCTCCTGCTGAACTGGCAGAGTTGAAAAAGCAGATTGAGGAACTGCTAGAGAAATAA